A genomic region of Cuculus canorus isolate bCucCan1 chromosome 24, bCucCan1.pri, whole genome shotgun sequence contains the following coding sequences:
- the LOC104060006 gene encoding 11-beta-hydroxysteroid dehydrogenase 1 gives MGLLRKVSIPLLGLALAFYFYSAPKNFNEEMLRRKRVIVTGASTGIGEQMAYHLARMEAHLLLTARTEAKLQKVVEQCLKLGAASAYYMSGSMEDTTFAEMVVKEAENTWGGLDMLILNHIGETYFNYFNGDVKEVRKLLEVNFLSFVAMTASALPMLKESEGNIVVVSSMAGKVGSPFTAPYSATKFALDGFYSSLRHEFIMEKVNVSITLCILGFINTESAMRAVSHAIKDTPAPKEECALEIIKSGALRQRELYYPPWKVGSLVLLRAIAPDFVDSLIMRGYNLENMRRT, from the exons ATGGGGCTGCTCCGGAAGGTTTCCATCCCCTTGCTAGGACTGGCgctagctttttatttttattcagcacCCAAGAATTTCAATGAAG AGATGCTCCGGAGGAAGCGGGTGATCGTGACGGGAGCCAGCACCGGCATCGGGGAGCAGATGGCGTATCACCTGGCACGCATGGAGGCTCACCTACTGCTCACGGCACGCACCGAGGCCAAGCTGCAGAAA GTTGTGGAGCAGTGCCTGAAGCTGGGCGCCGCATCCGCCTACTACATGAGTGGCTCCATGGAGGACACCACCTTCGCCGAGATGGTGGTGAAGGAGGCTGAGAACACCTGGG GAGGCCTCGATATGCTCATCCTAAACCACATCGGTGAAACCTACTTCAACTACTTCAATGGGGACGTTAAGGAAGTACGGAAGCTCCTAGAGGTCAACTTCCTCAGCTTCGTGGCGATGACAGCGTCTGCGCTTCCCATGCTGAAGGAGAGCGAGGGCAACATCGTGGTGGTTTCATCCATGGCAG GTAAAGTTGGCAGCCCGTTTACCGCTCCCTATTCTGCAACCAAGTTTGCTTTAGATGGATTTTACAGCTCCTTGCGACATGAATTCATCATGGAGAAGGTTAACGTCTCCATCACACTCTGCATCCTGGGCTTCATCAACACAG AGAGTGCCATGCGAGCGGTCTCACACGCTATAAAGGACACACCAGCGCCAAAGGAAGAGTGTGCACTGGAGATCATCAAGAGCGGGGCACTGCGCCAGCGGGAGCTGTACTACCCACCCTGGAAGGTGGGCAGCCTGGTCCTCCTCAGGGCTATCGCCCCTGACTTTGTCGACTCCCTCATAATGAGAGGCTACAACTTAGAAAACATGAGAAGAACATAG